DNA sequence from the Paenibacillus physcomitrellae genome:
AAACGAGTAATTTCATATCTGAATTTCTTTAATTGATCGATTTGTGTCAAAGCATTCATCTTCAAATATCCCTTCTGCTTCTGTCGTAACCCTCTAATGTAACTATAGCTTAAAACAGCAGGTGAGTTCAATTTTGCCAATGAAAAACAAATGTCAGATACAACCGGTTATAAGTGGTATATTTTGGGTTCGATTGGCTTTATCATTCCCGCTATTGTTGTTATCTGAATTTTGGATTTTAACGAACCACAACCCTTATTCACATTCTTCTTAACCTTAGGTTTTTCTTTTCGTGCTTTAATGGAGTCGAAATATATCAGGGAGACAAGGCGCCATTTAGTGTCATGTGCTGAGGCCGTTACATCGCTAATATTTACTGTTCTCCTGCTATTACTTCGCATTTCCTAAACTCTTGCCTAATCCTCCGAAAAATCGTAAAGTGAAAACAAGATCACGCCATGAGAGGAGCAAACCCTATGGATACAAGATCCTTCACTTATGGAAAAGAGCTCGCGGAGCGCATCGGCCGTTTCACCTCGGAGGATGGGATAATCTCCACAGCCATTCCCGGCTTGACCTTCATCTGCCACTCCCAGGAATTGGAGAAGATCTATTCCGTCTATGAGCCCTCTTTGTGCATTATCGCC
Encoded proteins:
- a CDS encoding DUF4181 domain-containing protein, whose protein sequence is MDFNEPQPLFTFFLTLGFSFRALMESKYIRETRRHLVSCAEAVTSLIFTVLLLLLRIS